In the Candidatus Bathyarchaeia archaeon genome, GACGGCGAGGTTAACTTCCGCGTTCTGAAGGGGTATGGTTGCTGATGCTGCTTTGCCCTCAACGAAAAGTTCTGTTGGTAACAGCACAAAAGTGGGTGCTTGAACCTGTATTTTTGTGGCGATTTTTTCCACGGTTAGGGTAGCTGTTTGGGTGGTTCCTTGGTAGATGTCTAGAGCTTCAACCGTTAAGGTTATTTGGTGTTTTCCTGTGGGCGTTAGGGAACTTATGGTGGGTTGCATTTCAAAGAAGCCGTTTTTGTCGGTTTTCCCTTGTGTCAATAAAATGTTATCCAGAAGAACTTTTATGGTTCTTTGCGGTGCAGTTTTTCCGTCTCCGGTTGTGACGTTGCCGTTTATGTTTGTCGGCAGTCCTGGGTAGGCTTTGTCCGCAACATTGAGGTGCAAGGCTGTTTGGTAATAAAAGATGATGAGCGTTACGGTGGGGCTTAAAGCAGCTAAGTAACATTCGCGGTCGTCACTGGTTGGCGTGTAGACAACTCTGAGGGTCATGTTGTGAATGTACCTGTAAGGTATCTGCACGACGGCTTGGTATTTCCCTTCGGGGTCGGTTTTTGCTGTTGCCGCCTGTTGGTCATTCAAAAAAAGCGTTACTTCTCTGTTTGGGAGATTCTGGCTGGGTGCTTTGAGCGTTCCTGATGCCATAATTTGTTCACCGACAAAGACTATTGTTGCGTTAACGTTGAGGGTTAACTGTGTGGGTAGCAGGTTGGTGTCGATTTGTTGCATTTCGCTGTTAAGGGTCGTCAAAAGTTCGTGGTATCTTTGCAGAAGTTTCGTTAGTTGCTGGAGGATGGTTTGGAGCCGGCTGTAGGCTTCTCTGATTTTGTTCTGTGTTGGTTCAGCAAATACGCCTATTTTTTTGCTCAGTGTGACGGTGGCTTCTTGGATGTCGTCTAAAAGAATCTGGGCTTTGGCGGCAAGGATGCCTGCTTCTTTGAGTGTTTGGTTTGCCTCGGAGAGTTGATTCTGATTTAGCAGGGTTTGGGCTTGGTTTAGCTGTACTTCAAGGCTGTTGAGGGTGCTGGTTAATTGTTGCGTGAGGTTGTTGAACCGGTTAATTATGTACTGTGCGTCTTCGGGTATTGAGAGGTAATTGAGTTTGTCGATAAGACTGCTTGCATTTTGGTAATCTTTTGATGCGACAAGCGCCAGTATATCCGCGTAGTTTGTGAGGAAAGCATATCCGTCAAGAGTGTTTTCGGCGGTGCTGGGGTCTTCATGAGGCACATATGCACCTTTGCCTTGCGCTGTCATGGGAAGGGTGACTGTGGCTAAAATAAGGGTCAGAAGTACCAAGGTAGCTGCTGTGAATGTTTTCAAAAGAAGGTGACCTCCCAAGTTATCTCCAGAACCTTCAACATAAAGATGACCAAAAAGACCGCAAAGAGGGCGTAGCTGAGGAGGTTTAAGGTTTTTTGGGTTTTAGGCTGTAGGGGCGAATGCAGTAACGTTAGTGTAAAATATTCCAATATGTACAGGGCGACGTAAAGGTCAAGGTTGTTGACGCTTAAAAACGAAAGGGCAACCGTGGTGAACGTGTAAGTAACGGCTAATGAGGCGAGGTATCTTTCGAGTTTTCTCAGAAGCTTTGCCCCGCCACAATTTTTAATTCCACCACACATTTACCTCTGAGATGCTGTTCGCTGTTCACCAAAACGGGTTTGTTTAGAACTTCAGCCGTCACCGAAGCCACAATCGACGCCAACGGGGTGCCTAAACTCTCGTACACCCACATCTTGCGGTGCTCCAAACGTGGATTACCCACTTCAACCAAAATCTTTTCACCCTCCATGGCGACGCATGTGCTGTCTGCCAAGTTGATGGTGCCTGCAAGAACGGTTGTGAGGGCGGCTTCCACGTCTCCTGCGTTTGCTGCGGAGTGGGGTTTTGGAGGGGTTGTTTTTGCGGCTTCTGAGCCGGGTGTGGTGACTAGTAAGCCTACGTCTTCGGGGTTTGGACCATGTTTGACGATGAGGCGGTTGGGCAGGACGGTTTTTTCCAGTTTGGGTGGGTGGGGGTTTGAGTGGAGGGGGATGAGGGCTTGGGGTTTGCCGCTTGTCATGGTGGAGGGTAAGTAGATGGCTTTGGACTTTAGGCCTATTTCTTCGATGAGGGCTGCTATGTTTTCGATTCCAGCCTGCATGAGTAGGGCGGTGGCTTCAGGTGGGATTTTTGGTTGTCCTCTTCCTATGGTGTATGCTATGCTTGCGAGTATGATTGTGGAGATGCCTAGCGCGGTTAAGGGGGTGGATTGTAGGATGAGGTGTGCGGTGGCGGCGAGGAGGGTGCCTGTTATAGCTAAGCCTGCTCCAAGCATAGTGTAGTAGCTTTTAATTGTCTTCACTGCATACACCATTAGTTTTGTTCTGAGTCAGATTTATGTTTGTTCTGGTTAATTTCAATGATTCATCAGTGTGGTTATCTTCCTTTTTAACACTTGTTCGAATTCCGAACTTTGAAAAAACTAACGCCACAAAAAGCATAATCACCACCGCTACACTTTGCGTTGACGCTGCCGCAACATCGATTATGGCGTTAGGGTAAGATATCTCCTGTTGGATGAATTGAACTTTAACTGTTGATATGGGCACTATGCCTTGCTGTGTAACATTTAGGCCGACATTTACTCCGTAGCCCATGTTTGTTAATGGCCACAAAATGCCCACTGGGCCGCCAAAGAAATCCAGCATAAGATGACTCAAATAAAACAGCGATGCTAAAAACAAGATTTCCCCGTACGGTTTCCAGCCGCGTTTTCGAGTGCAAACCCACGCCACCACCATGATGGCTATGGGGATGAAGATTGTGTGCAGGTACAGGCGGTGGGCATTAAATGCAGTGTCCAAATCGGGAATGACCGCTATTGGCGCAAGCAGCAGGGCTTTTTTTACGCTTACCCCTGCAATTATCGCCAGCATTGCCGGAATAACCATATGAAAAACTATGTCCAATCGGTTCCCTTCAGGCTCAGTTGGTGGTAGCGGAACCTTCGTACAAGTGCCGCAAAGCCCAAGCCTTCAATTAACACTGCCAAGACAACCGTTATCGGCGGCAAAGTGATGCCCCACGGCGTATAGTTCAAAGCTAACCCCACAAGCGGCGCGATGGCCAGGCTTAAACCAATAGCTAAAGCAAACCTAACCAATCCGTCCATATCTTCGCTTTTGGGGTACAATGCTGTCACTAGCATGGCACCTGGCAAAAACAAGACGAAGATGCCCCCAAGAACATACCTCACATACAAAAGAGGTGCAGCGTTAACTGTGAAAACGAAAACGAACGTAACTGCAACCAGTGCGGTTAAGAACCAAAACCATGCGTTCTCCAAATTGAACATGTACCGTGTTAACGTGGATGGTGGGTTGGCTTCAGAGAGGTTTAACGACCCTTGCTTCCACATCGTGTAGACGGCTTTGGTTGCGTCTTTAGGTTTCATTTTTTTGTCGGTTACGAGGGTGTCAACAAGTTCCCCAAGCGTTGGGTTGTCCAAAGAGTCCGCTGCATCCTTAACTAGCTTCTCTAACTGTGCTACAGCGGCGTTGCTTTTCACTTCATCCTTTCTCCCATGGTATTCCATTTCGTATAGAATTTTTATATATGCGTTATGTTAACATTCGACCTCGAAGAGGCGGAAAGGGCATGAAGGTTACAAAAAAGCAGCTTGCATTGTTTCTGATGCTAACTGCTTTGGCGCCAGCAGTTGTCTTTGTCTATGGGCAGTCTTCTGCTGTAGACGACGCATCCACCTCTGTGCACGACGCCTACAAAGTCCTCCTTAAAGCCGACAATCAAGGCGCCAACACAACTAACCTCGCCGAGCAGCTTAATCTTGCCTTAAACTTAACTTCTCAAGCTCAAACGCTAAGCTTGACCAATCCGCAAGAAGCTCAACAGCTTGCTTTGCACGCTCAAGTCCTCGCACAAAACGTAACAGAACAAGCCTTAACATTAAAGGCTGAAGGTTTACTTCAACAGCCCGTAGCAGTTGTGGCAATTGTGGTCAGCTTGCTGTCAGTGGGCGTTGCAGTGTATTTTTGGGGTCCACCTTTTTTTTGGAAAACTTGGCTGCGCCTCAGAAAAAACTACCATGTGCAAACCAAGACTGCTTCCTCGCAGTCTACGAAGCTTATCGTGACGGGCGAACAAACCTGCGCCGCAATTTTGGCTTTAACCATCCTCCTCGCGTTTTTTGCTGTTCTGCCTTTTTTTCTGCCTAAACAAATGGGCGAGCAGTTTTCTGAACTTGGGGTTCTGGGACCAAACCTGAAACTGGCGGATTATCCTTCTAATGTGGTTGCAGGTGACCCCTTCAAACTTAACGTTTATGTTGGGAACCAGATGGGCAAGCCCATGTACTACGAAGTACAAGTTAAGCTTGGGGACAATGCCACCGTCGTGGATCCTGCATCCACTGAGCCAATTATGCAGTTTAACAAAGTGGTGCCAAACAATGGCACTTGGCTTTTCCCTATTGACTTGACCTTGACTCAGCCAGGCCAAAACCAACCGGTCCTGTTTGAGCTCTGGATTTACAATGAAACTACAAACCAAAACCAGTACCATGACCGATGGTGCCAAATCAGGTTTAACGTAACTTCCCCCGCAGTTTAGCCGTGGAGCAACCTTTGAGACTTGGAGAAAAGGAACATGCAGTCAATAGCCATCAAAATGCTTTTTCGCCGAAAAGGAACTGGGACAAACATCTTAGCAATTGCACTTTTAATTGCGTTAGTTGCCGCTGTGACTTCGCTGGTTAACAACGTCAACTCCCAAACCACTGCCCTCACCCAAATTGCCAACAAAGGAAAAACGTACATAGCTATGGATGCAACCGCTGATTCAGTAATAGACAGCAAAGTAGACCCTGCTGTTGTTGCCTTGCTACAGAGCCGCACCGACATTAAGGCGGTCACTGCACAAACGTTTCTACAAGCAACTCTTCACACATCCTCAGGTGCCCACTCTGTTATCCTGTGCGGTGTCCAAAGCCCTGAGACTTTCCTCAAAACCCTAAATGCCAACATAAACGGCACCTACGCTGCAAATCAAACCCAAATCAATGTTGGCGAAATAGTGGCTAACCTTTACAACTGTAGTTTAGGCGAAGAAATCAGCTTAGCTGTAGACAACCGAGTCGTTGACGTGACTATTGCAGGGGTTGTTCGAACTTGTACACAGGTTGACTCCGAAATAGTCCTTCCCTCTTCCGTTTTTGATGCGCTTTCAGCCAGAAACTGCTCCGTTTCAATCGTCGGGTTTGCCCCCAAAAATGCGGATGACGCCGATGCCTTAATCGCAAGTTTAGGTAGCGTTTTGCCTGCCAACGTGGAAGTTGTGGAGGTTCAGCAACTGGCCGCCTTTGCTGTTGATGTGAATAGCCAGATTCTTTCCTTCCTCAACTTGTGGTCGGTAGTTGTCTACGTTGTTGTGGTTGCTGCCTCATACATAGTTGCCAGCAGGCTAATTGCTGAGGCAAGCTACGAGTTAGCGATGATTAAAACTTTAGGCGGCAAACGCCACTTTCTCTTCCAGATTGTTCTAACCCACACGGTTGTAGTGGCTTTGTTTGGTTCAATTTTGGGGTTGGCAATAGGTTTAGCCGGAGCCCAAGTGGTCTCTACGGGGGTGCGGTGGGTTTGGTCGAACATGCAGGTGACGCCGTTTCTGGAGGCTTCTCAAAGCCTGCAGATAATATCTATTGCTTTTGTCGCTTCCATCGTGGGTTGCTTTTATCCTGCCCTCAAAGCCACCCACACAACGCCCATGGAGAGTCCCCTATGAGCCTGCTTGGGTTTAGATACCTCAACAGCCATCGGGTTTTGACTTTGGTTTTGATATTAGCGTTAACCTCAACGCTTTTTCTGGTCACGGCTCAGAGCTTTATGGGCATCTACAATGGTTTCTCAGCTTACTTGGGTGAAGACAAAGACACAATCGCCGTTTACAGCAATGCGGGGCGGACGCCTTTTACAGGTGTGCTTCCTGCTTGTCTTGCCGACACGGTGGGTTCCCTTAATGGCGTTTTGGTTTGTAGTCCTGAAGCAATTGCCCCCTGTGTTGTCAACGGTAAATCCGTCTTTATTCGAGGTGTAGTGTCTGAAGAGTTTACGAAAATAAACCCCCTAACGATGCTTGAGGGTAACCTATTGGATGTTGCTTGTGTTGATGGGGTGATTGTGGGTAAGGGTTTTGCGCAACGGTTGAATTTGAGTGTGGGTGACCGTTTTCTTGCGTTTGGGGTTTTGTCTTCGCAGTTTGTGGAACTTCACGTAGTTGGCATCTATGTGTCAGGTTCCGTTATGGATGATGAAGCTTTGGTTCCGCTTTACGTTGGGCAATGGCTCAGAGGTTCAAGCTACAACTATGTTAGCCTTATCCGCGTCAAAACTGACCCCAGCAAGTTAAGCGCCGCAGGACTTTATGGCGCCCTCGCAAGCCATGCATCACCTGACTCAACCCCCAGCACGAACACTCAAACAATCTTAAGCGACCTTATTCCTTCTCTAAGTCAGATCGGTTATCAAATTGATGACTTAGGTGTTGAAGACACTCAAACCTTTATGCAACGTTACCTCAACAACTACGGCGTAACCCAGGACACTTTTCTTATTCTGTCCGTGATGGTGTTGGGTTTAGCAGGAGGAACCGCCATGTGCGCCTTAACGCTGTTTCTGGACCAACACAAACGTGAAATCACCGTTATGCGAACTGTGGGCGCCTCTCAAAGAAAAATCAAAACAGACCTCCTCATCAAACTCCTCTTCCTGTCGTTAGCTGCCTCCCTGTTAGGTGCAAGTTTGGCAACGGGCATCTTGACAGTTTTAGGCAATGGCGGCTATCTGCAGGTTTTGTCGCATGGCATCTGCTTCACGTTTAACCCCTCCGTTTTCGTCGCCAACTTTATCCTCATCGGGTTGCTGGTCGCTGTAGGCGTAACACGTTGGAGCGGGAAGCCATGAAGAAGACCCTGCTTCTGCTTTTGGTGGTTACGTTGGTCGCCGTTTGTATGCGGCTTTACCCAACCCTTCTCAGCGGCGAACCCTACTCAACCGATGCATGGGCGCCAATCAAAAACGCGCAAATCCTCTCAGAAAACACTCCCATCCCGTTAAACAGCCCGCTTTTTGACCAATACAACAATTACTGGCCCGCCAACAGCCTTTTCGGGGTCGCTTTCGGCGCGGTTTTGGGGATACCTGCTTTTGACGCGACCGCTTGGGGTGTTCCTTTGGCGGCTGCATTAACGGTGATTGTCTTTTTCGCCTTAGTCTATGTCCTCACCAAAAACTCCACAACTGCCTTTTTTGGCGCCCTAATCTTAGCAACGATATATCCGTATTCGGTTTTTGTTTCAGGCGTAACCAAAGAAGCCTACGCCGCCCCCCTCTTTATGTTGTGCCTGCTTTTGTTTTGTATACGGCGGGGCGGAGCCAAATGGGGAACTGCGTTGCTTTTCGCGGTTGCCTGTGTTGGGCTGGTGATGTCCCATCATTTAACCAATGCGGTTGCCCTCGTCGTTTTGGCTACACTTGCAGTTGGGGTTCAGGCACGCCGCATCAGGCAAGGCTTAAGTTTAGATAAGTACCGTTTGGGGCTTGTTTTGATTTTGGCGGCGGTTACAGCGCTGTATATGGGAGTTTTTGCCCATGCAGGACTGAACTACAGCCTTGCAACCAGCGATTACCTTTCTGCCGCATCCTATCTGGTTCTTGCGTTTACCTTCTCCCTATTCTTTTCCCTCAGAATCTACAAGCCCTCCCTCACAGGCACTGTCTTAACGTGCTCTACAGCTGCCGCCATCGTTGTGCTTTTGGTCTTGTTGGGTTTGAATCGGTCCATCGTCGCAGGCGTCCCCCCAATACCCCCCCACTACTTGGTGTATGCTTCTCCGTTTTTTGTTACAGTGCCCTTGGCAATATTAGGCGCCGAAACTCTCCTTAACAAAAAAACCGCGTTGAGTGAGGTACCGCTTTTTTGGTTGGGCGCGGTTTTGGCTTTGTGTGGGTTTGCAGTTTTCGCTGGGTCAGCGTGGTCAATTTTGTTTTTTAGGCTTTTGAATTTTCTCTGTTTACCGTTGGCGTTGTTATGTGCCGTGGGTTTCTCGGTGCTTTGGCGTTCTGCCGAGACTCAGCGGCGCCTGCGGCGAGGGTTTGTTCGTTCAGCCGTGGCTGTGGCGCTTGTTGCCGTCGTCGGGTTGGGCGCGTTTTGCGCTTACGGGTCAGTTTCGCTTCAGGAACGCTACTTGCAGCATTATTGGCTTTATCGGGGCTCCGATTTTAAAGCGGCTTCATGGGTTGCCACAGCAACTGCGGGAGCTAACTTGACGGTTTGGGGCGACGCCAAAACCTGTTTGCTTTTGCAAGACTACTTCGGGGTGCACGTGGATTCCCTTAAGGGTTTTCAGTACTTGAATGCTGAAGGGGATTTGGCGCCTCAGGTACTGGTGGTTTATGGGCAGATGGCTAAGTCGGGGTACGTTTTCAATTTGGGCTACGGCGTGGAGCTGCCAAAAAACTGGACCGCCCAGACCGACGCGTTAAATCTTGTATACTCCAACGGGGAAGTGCAGGTTAATTGTGGTGGCGGGCATGATTGATTTGACCCGTGTTTCCAAACGGTTTGCAGGGCGAGACGTGCTTGAAGAGGTTTCCCTGTCCGTGAAAAGAGGCGAGTTCATATCCATACGAGGCAAGTCAGGCACCGGTAAAACCACCCTGCTCAAAATCATGGGGCTGCTTGAGCAACCTGACGAGGGTGAAGTCGCGTTGCTGGGCAAAAACGTCCGGGGCTGGGGAGATGGGGAGTTGTCGCGGCTGCGGCTGGAAGATGTGGGGTTTGTTTTCCAGTTTTTCAACCTTATCCCGTCGTTGACGGTTATGGAAAACATCGAGCTTCCACTTGCCTTGGCTGGTGTGGCTAAGTCGAAACGTAAAGAACGCGTCATGGAGCTTCTGAGTTATTTTGGGTTAACGAGCTTGGCGGCGCGGTTTCCCGAGAATTTGAGCGGCGGCGAGAAGCAGCGGGTTGGGTTGATGCGGGCACTCTCAAATGACCCCCAAATTGTTTTGGCTGATGAGCCCACTTCCAGCTTGGACGACGAGAACTCGGCGTTGCTGGTGGATTTGTTCTGTAAAATCAGTTCAGAAAAAAACGTGTCGGTGGTTATGACTTCAACCGATTTGTACGAGAAGCTGCCCACCTCCAAAGATTACCTTCTTAAAGAGGGGCGTCTGCGGCAAATACGTTAAGTTTGTGTTGGGGAAAAAGAAAAAGGGGATGGGTGATGGCTGTGTTATTTTGTGCTACTTTGCTGCTAAGCCCGTTGCTGAGTCAGGCAGTCCTGAAACGTCGGTTACTTGGTGTAAGCCGCCGTCGGGGAACACTTCAAAGCCGGTTATGCTGTCGCCGTTAAGAACGTAGAGGTACATGTTGCCTTCGCTTAAAGCCATATCCAACGCTGGAGTTTGGGTTTTGGCTGCGATTGCGCTTAAGAGGTTAAGGCCGCCGGTGTCGGAAATCATGAATGTGGATATGGTTCCACTTGCGGCGTTGGTTGTGTAAGCGTACATGTCGTCTTCCGTGATGACTAGCCAGCAGGGGGCTTCTCCAAAGGTTGGCATGGCTCCGCTAATGATTCGCAGGGTCATTGTCGCGTTAGGGCTGGTTGCGTTTGGCGNNNNNNNNNNNNNNNNNNNNNNNNNNNNNNNNNNNNNNNNNNNNNNNNNNNNNNNNNNNNNNNNNNNNNNNNNNNNNNNNNNNNNNNNNNNNNNNNNNNNTTGTGGTTGGGCTGGTTGCGTTTGGCGTTGTGGTTGGGCTGGTTGCGTTTGGCGTTGTGGTTGGGCTGGTTGCGTTTGGCGTGGTCATGTTGTTGGTGGGTGCCGTGCCTGTTTGGTTTGCGGCTGTTTGGTTGGCTCCGTTGCCCATGAGTAGTAGACCCGTGCCGTTATAGACCGCGTAAGAGGTGCAAGTGTTGTTTGTCACCTCACTCATGACCAGAATACCGTTGGATGTGAAAGCAAAAGCGTAAGGTCCAGGGTTGGTTGAGTTCACCATCATCGGTGGTGACGCAACGCCGTCCTGGTCAACCATGTACAAGTCAATCATGTCCGAATTCTTTTCTGCAACCACCAGCATGTCCCCGTCAGGGTTGAATCCTATCTGCTCGGGTGACGCATCAGCAGCTCCGCTCAAAGGCTGACTGGAACCCTCAATGTAAGTCAGGTTCCCCATGCTGTCAATCATGAACCCTGCAATGTTACCGTTTCCATCAGTAGGCGGTGTCTGTGTTTGGTTGGTGGGTTGAGTTGCGTTGGTTGGAGGTGTTTGGGTTTGGTTGGTTTGTTGGGTTTGGTTGCTTGAGGGTGTTTGGGTTTGGTTTGATGGTTGAGTCATGTTGCTGGGTGTTGTTTGGTTACTTGGGGGTGGTGATTGGCTTGTGGGTGGTCTTTGAGTTTGGTTTTGGGTCACATTATTTGATGATGTTTGGTTAGATGGCGGCATCAGATTAGTTGGAGTTGTTTGTGTTTGGTTGGTTGGTTGAGTTGTGTTGGTTGGGGTTGTTTGGGTTTGGTTGGTTGATTGGGTTTGATTTCCAGATGGAGTCTGGGTTTGGTTATTTGAAGGAGTTTGGGTTTGGTTTGATGGTTGAGTTACATTACTGGGTGTTGTTTGGTTAGTTGGTCCAGTTTGATTTGAGGGAGGCATCTGGGTTTGGTTACTTGTCTGTGTTTGGTTAGCAGCTGCTCCACCTGTCGTCATGTTGCCTGCCCCGCCTGCGTTAAGCACATAAACCATCTCGCCGTTCATGGTTAGGCTAATTGGCATTGTGCCCATCGAATCGACTTTGCTGACAAACGTCAAATTGTCTTCGTCCACTTTAAACACGGTGATTTCGTTGCTTCCCGCGTTGACCGCGAGAAGCCACTCGCCGTTGCTGCTAAGAATTACTGCTCCTTGACTGCCCAGTCTATCGCCTGTTCCCATTCCTTGAGTTGAAACATTGCCTACGAGCGTTAAGCTGCCGTCCATTCCTCGACTATAAATCATTATGGTGTTGTCTTCTGATGCATTGTCCATGGTGTAGACTACGCCGGTGGGTTGTGCATTGACGCTGAAGGTTGCGGCAAAAATTGCCAAAAACGCAATTGCTATGCTAAAAACTGCTACAAGTTTCCTTTTCATGAAATTTATTTCCTCCCATCAGTAAGTTGGGAGCGCAAGGGCATGTTTAGCAAAAATTTTCTCATAAACCTATGTTGGCGCTTCAGTAGAACTACGAATTGTAGCCTATCAAGTGATGCACAGTCGCTTATGCCTTTGTTTTGGTTGCTAACTGTTTTTTTCTGCGTGGTGTAGTTTAGAAACCTGCTGATTTTCTGTTTGCTAAATTTATAATCTGTATGGCGGATACGTAATCTTTTAAGCAATCTAAACAAATGCACGTAAAGCGTGAGCGGATATGAATAAGCCAAAAGTTGCGGTCGCCCTCCTAATTGTGATTCTGGTTTGCTCTTCAGGTATGAACTTTTATCAGTATACACAAAACACGGCGGCAACAGCCAAAAACGACGCTGCACAAATGCGGCTGGAAATGACTTCTCTGCTCAGTCAAGTACAACTTCAAGTGAACAATGAACTGAACAAACTTGACGCCGCATTAGCCGAGGCTTGTGCTCAACTTTCAACCACAGATTTGCAGGGTATTCAGGCGCGCAGTATTCTGAGCAGCTTAGCGGCAAGTAACCCTTTGATTGTGAATGCGGCGACCTGCGATGCTGAAGATGTGCTTTTGGCTGTTGAGCCTAGTCAGTACAGCAGCATTGAAGGCGAAGACATATCCGGTCAAGAACAAAACCTTCAGATGCATCAGACCATGCGTCCTGCCATGAGCGGCATGATTTTGCTGGTGGAGGGCTTCTACGGCGTTGTTCTGGTCGCTCCCATCTTTGATTCAGAAGCCACGTTTGTGGGCTCCCTGAGCATAGTTATTCAGCCCAGCCAACTCATCAAGGGCGTCGCCGAGTCAACCGTTGCAGGCAAGCCTGATTACTCGTTTTTTGCAATGCAGACGGATGGGCGAATGATATACGACGCCGACCCCGCCCAAGAAGGCAAAATGACCTTCTCTGACCCCGCCTACGCCAACTTCCCCGAGCTAATTGTTTTGGCGCATCAGGTGGCGGCGGAAAACTTTGGGTACGGCACATACCAGTACCATGAAACCCTCGCGTCACAGGATGTGGTGAAAAAGGAAGCCTACTGGGCAACCATCGGCATTTACGGCGCAGAATGGCGACTGGTCATGGTGCACGTTCTGGATGCATGACTAAAACACGAGGAGTAACTGAACCCAATGACACAAACCCTGATAAGCATCTTCACCCTGCTTGGAACAGCTTCTTTCATGATTGTACTCGCCCTTGTCCTGTCCACCTTTCTGTTTAAGCCACACACCACAAAAAACAAGACCCTTCTTGGAGTAGCCTTTGGCGTCCTCTTTGGGTTACTTGCAATCTACGGCACCCTAATGGGTACACCTCTTGAGGACGGGACGATAATTAATGTTCGGGAATTGGCAGTTATGGCTGCGGGCTTTGCAGGTGGACCCCTCGCGGGGCTCATAGCGGGCTTAATGGGCGGAATCCACCGCTACACCGTCGGCGGCGCGACCGCGTTGCCCTGTGCCATCTCCACAATCCTCATCGGAGTCATTGCAGGATTTGTTTCAGCCAAGCTATCTGGACGGCTTTATCTGGTGAAGGCGTTGGCGCTTGGGTTTGTGTTGGAGTCCGCGGCTATGGGCTTAATTTTGGCGCTGGTGCAGCCTTTCTCGGTAGCAGTTAGCATTTTGAGCCAAATTGCGGTTACAATGATTGCCGCAAACACGGTTGGTTTTGTTCTCTGGGTTTACTTGTTTAGAAAAG is a window encoding:
- a CDS encoding ABC transporter ATP-binding protein — protein: MIDLTRVSKRFAGRDVLEEVSLSVKRGEFISIRGKSGTGKTTLLKIMGLLEQPDEGEVALLGKNVRGWGDGELSRLRLEDVGFVFQFFNLIPSLTVMENIELPLALAGVAKSKRKERVMELLSYFGLTSLAARFPENLSGGEKQRVGLMRALSNDPQIVLADEPTSSLDDENSALLVDLFCKISSEKNVSVVMTSTDLYEKLPTSKDYLLKEGRLRQIR
- a CDS encoding beta-propeller fold lactonase family protein, with product MKRKLVAVFSIAIAFLAIFAATFSVNAQPTGVVYTMDNASEDNTIMIYSRGMDGSLTLVGNVSTQGMGTGDRLGSQGAVILSSNGEWLLAVNAGSNEITVFKVDEDNLTFVSKVDSMGTMPISLTMNGEMVYVLNAGGAGNMTTGGAAANQTQTSNQTQMPPSNQTGPTNQTTPSNVTQPSNQTQTPSNNQTQTPSGNQTQSTNQTQTTPTNTTQPTNQTQTTPTNLMPPSNQTSSNNVTQNQTQRPPTSQSPPPSNQTTPSNMTQPSNQTQTPSSNQTQQTNQTQTPPTNATQPTNQTQTPPTDGNGNIAGFMIDSMGNLTYIEGSSQPLSGAADASPEQIGFNPDGDMLVVAEKNSDMIDLYMVDQDGVASPPMMVNSTNPGPYAFAFTSNGILVMSEVTNNTCTSYAVYNGTGLLLMGNGANQTAANQTGTAPTNNMTTPNATSPTTTPNATSPTTTPNATSPTT
- a CDS encoding FtsX-like permease family protein — encoded protein: MSLLGFRYLNSHRVLTLVLILALTSTLFLVTAQSFMGIYNGFSAYLGEDKDTIAVYSNAGRTPFTGVLPACLADTVGSLNGVLVCSPEAIAPCVVNGKSVFIRGVVSEEFTKINPLTMLEGNLLDVACVDGVIVGKGFAQRLNLSVGDRFLAFGVLSSQFVELHVVGIYVSGSVMDDEALVPLYVGQWLRGSSYNYVSLIRVKTDPSKLSAAGLYGALASHASPDSTPSTNTQTILSDLIPSLSQIGYQIDDLGVEDTQTFMQRYLNNYGVTQDTFLILSVMVLGLAGGTAMCALTLFLDQHKREITVMRTVGASQRKIKTDLLIKLLFLSLAASLLGASLATGILTVLGNGGYLQVLSHGICFTFNPSVFVANFILIGLLVAVGVTRWSGKP
- a CDS encoding LytS/YhcK type 5TM receptor domain-containing protein; translation: MTQTLISIFTLLGTASFMIVLALVLSTFLFKPHTTKNKTLLGVAFGVLFGLLAIYGTLMGTPLEDGTIINVRELAVMAAGFAGGPLAGLIAGLMGGIHRYTVGGATALPCAISTILIGVIAGFVSAKLSGRLYLVKALALGFVLESAAMGLILALVQPFSVAVSILSQIAVTMIAANTVGFVLWVYLFRKVSPEQT
- a CDS encoding metal-dependent hydrolase, which encodes MDIVFHMVIPAMLAIIAGVSVKKALLLAPIAVIPDLDTAFNAHRLYLHTIFIPIAIMVVAWVCTRKRGWKPYGEILFLASLFYLSHLMLDFFGGPVGILWPLTNMGYGVNVGLNVTQQGIVPISTVKVQFIQQEISYPNAIIDVAAASTQSVAVVIMLFVALVFSKFGIRTSVKKEDNHTDESLKLTRTNINLTQNKTNGVCSEDN
- a CDS encoding DUF1616 domain-containing protein, whose protein sequence is MKVTKKQLALFLMLTALAPAVVFVYGQSSAVDDASTSVHDAYKVLLKADNQGANTTNLAEQLNLALNLTSQAQTLSLTNPQEAQQLALHAQVLAQNVTEQALTLKAEGLLQQPVAVVAIVVSLLSVGVAVYFWGPPFFWKTWLRLRKNYHVQTKTASSQSTKLIVTGEQTCAAILALTILLAFFAVLPFFLPKQMGEQFSELGVLGPNLKLADYPSNVVAGDPFKLNVYVGNQMGKPMYYEVQVKLGDNATVVDPASTEPIMQFNKVVPNNGTWLFPIDLTLTQPGQNQPVLFELWIYNETTNQNQYHDRWCQIRFNVTSPAV
- a CDS encoding ABC transporter permease — protein: MQSIAIKMLFRRKGTGTNILAIALLIALVAAVTSLVNNVNSQTTALTQIANKGKTYIAMDATADSVIDSKVDPAVVALLQSRTDIKAVTAQTFLQATLHTSSGAHSVILCGVQSPETFLKTLNANINGTYAANQTQINVGEIVANLYNCSLGEEISLAVDNRVVDVTIAGVVRTCTQVDSEIVLPSSVFDALSARNCSVSIVGFAPKNADDADALIASLGSVLPANVEVVEVQQLAAFAVDVNSQILSFLNLWSVVVYVVVVAASYIVASRLIAEASYELAMIKTLGGKRHFLFQIVLTHTVVVALFGSILGLAIGLAGAQVVSTGVRWVWSNMQVTPFLEASQSLQIISIAFVASIVGCFYPALKATHTTPMESPL
- a CDS encoding DUF1616 domain-containing protein; its protein translation is MKSNAAVAQLEKLVKDAADSLDNPTLGELVDTLVTDKKMKPKDATKAVYTMWKQGSLNLSEANPPSTLTRYMFNLENAWFWFLTALVAVTFVFVFTVNAAPLLYVRYVLGGIFVLFLPGAMLVTALYPKSEDMDGLVRFALAIGLSLAIAPLVGLALNYTPWGITLPPITVVLAVLIEGLGFAALVRRFRYHQLSLKGTDWT